The Apium graveolens cultivar Ventura chromosome 11, ASM990537v1, whole genome shotgun sequence genome has a window encoding:
- the LOC141697939 gene encoding uncharacterized protein LOC141697939, translating to MAVHISSPSHSISFQSHNFPHRFPTSSPLSLSPGSIKSRTPNPRIKKSLGFSCRSSNEDFYIDAPESVGDGFSFSGGKYSIGDGTSPADEWFKKGKFVKAHPVSGTGEKAKDPIFGLTMGGSSQASADLFRWFCVESGSADNPPIILIHGFPSQAYSYRKVLPILAKNYFVIAFDWIGFGFSDKPLPKNGFDYTLDEYVSSLESLIDQLGTSKVSFVVQGYFAPVVVKYASSHQEKINDLILLNPPITAKHASLPSTLSIFSNFLLGEIFSQDPLRASDKALTSAGPYKMKEDDAMVYRRPYLTSGSSGFALNAISRSMKKELKNYIEDMRNTLMDDSWKVQTTVCWGQRDRWLSYDGVVDFCNNSKHRLVELPMVGHYVQEDSGEELGQVIAGLIRKRSFGIS from the exons ATGGCAGTTCACATTTCTTCTCCTTCTCATTCTATTTCTTTCCAATCCCATAATTTTCCTCATCGATTTCCTACTTCATCTCCATTATCGCTTTCACCAGGGTCTATCAAGTCGAGGACTCCTAATCCCCGGATCAAGAAATCGCTTGGTTTTAGCTGTCGATCAAGCAATGAAGAT TTTTATATAGATGCTCCTGAATCAGTTGGTGATGGATTTTCTTTCAGTGGAG GAAAGTATTCTATTGGAGATGGAACAAGTCCTGCTGATGAATGGTTCAAAAAAGGAAAATTT GTTAAAGCTCATCCTGTTTCTGGCACTGGTGAAAAGGCAAAGGATCCAATATTTGGTCTAACAATGGGGGGCAGTTCTCAAGCCTCTGCTGATCTTTTCAG ATGGTTTTGCGTCGAAAGTGGAAGTGCTGATAATCCTCCTATAATATTAATACATGGCTTCCCTTCACAG GCTTATTCATATCGTAAGGTTCTTCCCATTCTGGCCAAGAATTACTTTGTCATTGCTTTTGACTGGATAG GCTTTGGATTTTCAGATAAGCCCCTGCCCAAGAATGGTTTTGACTACACACTAGATG AATATGTTTCGTCTTTGGAGTCACTCATTGATCAGCTAGGCACTAGCAAGGTTTCATTTGTAGTGCAG GGATACTTTGCACCAGTTGTTGTTAAATATGCAAGCAGTCATCAAGAAAAGATAAATGATCTCATACTTCTCAATCCTCCT ATAACAGCAAAACATGCCAGCCTACCTTCCACTTTGTCCATATTCAGCAACTTTTTGCTGGGAGAAATATTTTCACAG GATCCCTTAAGGGCCAGTGATAAAGCCTTGACAAGCGCTGGTCCTTACAAAATGAAAGAAGATGATGCCATGGTTTACAGAAGACCTTATCTAACATCTGGTTCCTCAGGGTTTGCACTAAATGCAATCAGTAGGTCGATGAAAAAAGAACTTAAG AACTATATTGAGGATATGAGAAACACACTCATGGATGATAGTTGGAAGGTTCAAACTACAGTGTGCTGGGGGCAGAGAGATCGATGGCTTAGCTATGATGGAGTTGTAGATTTCTGCAACAATTCAAAACATCGGTTGGTTGAACTTCCTATG GTGGGACATTACGTACAAGAGGATTCTGGTGAAGAACTAGGACAAGTCATTGCTGGACTGATACGCAAAAGGAGTTTCGGCATTTCATGA
- the LOC141697937 gene encoding uncharacterized protein LOC141697937 isoform X3 — MSSLMNEKVKRQRSLWCSILPTVILLSAGFFFGSIFLITDYEQSFLRSRIVDNRTDQVTISNNCEAQCRSDGSESLPKGIVTKTSNLEMRPLWGPPNKRKNSKAPMSLLAMAVGHKQKDNVNEMVKKFPEDDFVVMLFHYDGVVDAWKDFEWSSRAIHVSAIHQTKWWFAKRFLHPDVVSEYAYIFLWDEDLGVANFHAGRYISILHEEGLHISQPGLDPDKSEVHHRITEREKGSKVHRRIYKRSISGKICYFNSTDPPCTGWVEMMATVFSRASWRCVWHMIQNDLIHAWGLDMQLGYCAQGNKTQNIGVVDSEYVVHQGLPTLGGSADNKTHTEPTSHAPQNANLQGNVTLAASAPLQPNIRDAVRRQSLVELEIFKNRWRNAVKKDECWVDPLQPLKHG; from the exons ATGTCAAGTCTT ATGAATGAGAAGGTTAAGAGGCAAAGGTCACTGTGGTGCAGTATCCTTCCAACAGTGATTTTACTTTCTGCAGGTTTCTTTTTTGGGAGTATCTTCTTAATCACAGATTATGAACAG AGCTTTCTGAGATCGCGAATAGTTGACAATCGGACTGATCAGGTTACAATATCAAACAACTGCGAG GCTCAATGCAGATCCGATGGAAGTGAGTCATTACCTAAAGGAATTGTGACTAAAACTTCCAACTTGGAGATGCGTCCATTATGGGGTCCCCCAAACAAAAGG AAGAATTCAAAGGCACCTATGAGTTTGTTGGCAATGGCAGTTGGACATAAGCAAAAAGACAACGTAAATGAAATGGTTAAGAAG TTCCCGGAAGATGATTTTGTTGTAATGCTTTTCCACTATGATGGTGTTGTGGATGCCTGGAAAGATTTTGAATGGAGCAGTCGTGCTATACATGTTTCTGCCATCCATCAAACCAAGTG GTGGTTTGCTAAGAGGTTCCTACATCCAGATGTAGTATCAGAGTATGCTTACATCTTTCTTTGGGACGAAGACCTTGGAGTCGCCAATTTCCATGCTGGGAG ATACATATCAATATTACATGAAGAGGGCCTTCATATATCACAGCCAGGGCTGGATCCTGATAAATCAGAGGTTCATCATCGAATTACAGAACGGGAGAAGGGGTCAAAAGTTCACAG AAGAATATACAAGAGAAGCATCTCTGGAAAGATATGTTATTTTAACAGTACAGATCCTCCCTGCACTGG GTGGGTAGAAATGATGGCTACCGTCTTCTCAAGAGCATCTTGGCGTTGCGTATGGCATATGATTCAG AATGACTTGATTCATGCTTGGGGTTTGGATATGCAGCTTGGTTACTGTGCCCAG GGTAATAAGACCCAAAATATCGGGGTGGTTGACTCTGAATATGTTGTTCACCAAGGTCTTCCTACACTTGGAGGTTCTGCTGACAATAAG ACACACACGGAACCAACAAGTCATGCCCCTCAGAATGCAAATCTCCAAGGAAATGTAACATTG GCAGCATCTGCACCCCTTCAACCTAATATTAGAGATGCA GTGAGAAGGCAGTCCCTTGTCGAATTAGAAATCTTCAAGAATAGATGGAGAAATGCTGTAAAGAAAGATGAATGTTGGGTTGATCCACTGCAGCCACTGAAACATGGTTGA
- the LOC141697937 gene encoding uncharacterized protein LOC141697937 isoform X2, giving the protein MSSLMNEKVKRQRSLWCSILPTVILLSAGFFFGSIFLITDYEQSFLRSRIVDNRTDQVTISNNCEAQCRSDGSESLPKGIVTKTSNLEMRPLWGPPNKRNSKAPMSLLAMAVGHKQKDNVNEMVKKFPEDDFVVMLFHYDGVVDAWKDFEWSSRAIHVSAIHQTKWWFAKRFLHPDVVSEYAYIFLWDEDLGVANFHAGRYISILHEEGLHISQPGLDPDKSEVHHRITEREKGSKVHRRIYKRSISGKICYFNSTDPPCTGWVEMMATVFSRASWRCVWHMIQNDLIHAWGLDMQLGYCAQGNKTQNIGVVDSEYVVHQGLPTLGGSADNKTHTEPTSHAPQNANLQGNVTLAASAPLQPNIRDAVRFLFVYAVFVFNLEKAFYLEHFFKPIFSILVFTLFLQRVVYTYQLMFPLQVRRQSLVELEIFKNRWRNAVKKDECWVDPLQPLKHG; this is encoded by the exons ATGTCAAGTCTT ATGAATGAGAAGGTTAAGAGGCAAAGGTCACTGTGGTGCAGTATCCTTCCAACAGTGATTTTACTTTCTGCAGGTTTCTTTTTTGGGAGTATCTTCTTAATCACAGATTATGAACAG AGCTTTCTGAGATCGCGAATAGTTGACAATCGGACTGATCAGGTTACAATATCAAACAACTGCGAG GCTCAATGCAGATCCGATGGAAGTGAGTCATTACCTAAAGGAATTGTGACTAAAACTTCCAACTTGGAGATGCGTCCATTATGGGGTCCCCCAAACAAAAGG AATTCAAAGGCACCTATGAGTTTGTTGGCAATGGCAGTTGGACATAAGCAAAAAGACAACGTAAATGAAATGGTTAAGAAG TTCCCGGAAGATGATTTTGTTGTAATGCTTTTCCACTATGATGGTGTTGTGGATGCCTGGAAAGATTTTGAATGGAGCAGTCGTGCTATACATGTTTCTGCCATCCATCAAACCAAGTG GTGGTTTGCTAAGAGGTTCCTACATCCAGATGTAGTATCAGAGTATGCTTACATCTTTCTTTGGGACGAAGACCTTGGAGTCGCCAATTTCCATGCTGGGAG ATACATATCAATATTACATGAAGAGGGCCTTCATATATCACAGCCAGGGCTGGATCCTGATAAATCAGAGGTTCATCATCGAATTACAGAACGGGAGAAGGGGTCAAAAGTTCACAG AAGAATATACAAGAGAAGCATCTCTGGAAAGATATGTTATTTTAACAGTACAGATCCTCCCTGCACTGG GTGGGTAGAAATGATGGCTACCGTCTTCTCAAGAGCATCTTGGCGTTGCGTATGGCATATGATTCAG AATGACTTGATTCATGCTTGGGGTTTGGATATGCAGCTTGGTTACTGTGCCCAG GGTAATAAGACCCAAAATATCGGGGTGGTTGACTCTGAATATGTTGTTCACCAAGGTCTTCCTACACTTGGAGGTTCTGCTGACAATAAG ACACACACGGAACCAACAAGTCATGCCCCTCAGAATGCAAATCTCCAAGGAAATGTAACATTG GCAGCATCTGCACCCCTTCAACCTAATATTAGAGATGCAGTAAGATTCTTATTTGTATATGCAGTATTTGTATTCAACCTTGAGAAAGCATTTTACTTGGAGCACTTCTTTAAACCAATTTTCTCAATCCTTGTTTTCACCTTGTTTCTTCAAAGAGTAGTGTATACCTACCAGTTAATGTTTCCTTTGCAGGTGAGAAGGCAGTCCCTTGTCGAATTAGAAATCTTCAAGAATAGATGGAGAAATGCTGTAAAGAAAGATGAATGTTGGGTTGATCCACTGCAGCCACTGAAACATGGTTGA
- the LOC141697937 gene encoding uncharacterized protein LOC141697937 isoform X1 — protein MSSLMNEKVKRQRSLWCSILPTVILLSAGFFFGSIFLITDYEQSFLRSRIVDNRTDQVTISNNCEAQCRSDGSESLPKGIVTKTSNLEMRPLWGPPNKRKNSKAPMSLLAMAVGHKQKDNVNEMVKKFPEDDFVVMLFHYDGVVDAWKDFEWSSRAIHVSAIHQTKWWFAKRFLHPDVVSEYAYIFLWDEDLGVANFHAGRYISILHEEGLHISQPGLDPDKSEVHHRITEREKGSKVHRRIYKRSISGKICYFNSTDPPCTGWVEMMATVFSRASWRCVWHMIQNDLIHAWGLDMQLGYCAQGNKTQNIGVVDSEYVVHQGLPTLGGSADNKTHTEPTSHAPQNANLQGNVTLAASAPLQPNIRDAVRFLFVYAVFVFNLEKAFYLEHFFKPIFSILVFTLFLQRVVYTYQLMFPLQVRRQSLVELEIFKNRWRNAVKKDECWVDPLQPLKHG, from the exons ATGTCAAGTCTT ATGAATGAGAAGGTTAAGAGGCAAAGGTCACTGTGGTGCAGTATCCTTCCAACAGTGATTTTACTTTCTGCAGGTTTCTTTTTTGGGAGTATCTTCTTAATCACAGATTATGAACAG AGCTTTCTGAGATCGCGAATAGTTGACAATCGGACTGATCAGGTTACAATATCAAACAACTGCGAG GCTCAATGCAGATCCGATGGAAGTGAGTCATTACCTAAAGGAATTGTGACTAAAACTTCCAACTTGGAGATGCGTCCATTATGGGGTCCCCCAAACAAAAGG AAGAATTCAAAGGCACCTATGAGTTTGTTGGCAATGGCAGTTGGACATAAGCAAAAAGACAACGTAAATGAAATGGTTAAGAAG TTCCCGGAAGATGATTTTGTTGTAATGCTTTTCCACTATGATGGTGTTGTGGATGCCTGGAAAGATTTTGAATGGAGCAGTCGTGCTATACATGTTTCTGCCATCCATCAAACCAAGTG GTGGTTTGCTAAGAGGTTCCTACATCCAGATGTAGTATCAGAGTATGCTTACATCTTTCTTTGGGACGAAGACCTTGGAGTCGCCAATTTCCATGCTGGGAG ATACATATCAATATTACATGAAGAGGGCCTTCATATATCACAGCCAGGGCTGGATCCTGATAAATCAGAGGTTCATCATCGAATTACAGAACGGGAGAAGGGGTCAAAAGTTCACAG AAGAATATACAAGAGAAGCATCTCTGGAAAGATATGTTATTTTAACAGTACAGATCCTCCCTGCACTGG GTGGGTAGAAATGATGGCTACCGTCTTCTCAAGAGCATCTTGGCGTTGCGTATGGCATATGATTCAG AATGACTTGATTCATGCTTGGGGTTTGGATATGCAGCTTGGTTACTGTGCCCAG GGTAATAAGACCCAAAATATCGGGGTGGTTGACTCTGAATATGTTGTTCACCAAGGTCTTCCTACACTTGGAGGTTCTGCTGACAATAAG ACACACACGGAACCAACAAGTCATGCCCCTCAGAATGCAAATCTCCAAGGAAATGTAACATTG GCAGCATCTGCACCCCTTCAACCTAATATTAGAGATGCAGTAAGATTCTTATTTGTATATGCAGTATTTGTATTCAACCTTGAGAAAGCATTTTACTTGGAGCACTTCTTTAAACCAATTTTCTCAATCCTTGTTTTCACCTTGTTTCTTCAAAGAGTAGTGTATACCTACCAGTTAATGTTTCCTTTGCAGGTGAGAAGGCAGTCCCTTGTCGAATTAGAAATCTTCAAGAATAGATGGAGAAATGCTGTAAAGAAAGATGAATGTTGGGTTGATCCACTGCAGCCACTGAAACATGGTTGA
- the LOC141697937 gene encoding uncharacterized protein LOC141697937 isoform X4, which yields MSSLMNEKVKRQRSLWCSILPTVILLSAGFFFGSIFLITDYEQSFLRSRIVDNRTDQVTISNNCEAQCRSDGSESLPKGIVTKTSNLEMRPLWGPPNKRKNSKAPMSLLAMAVGHKQKDNVNEMVKKFPEDDFVVMLFHYDGVVDAWKDFEWSSRAIHVSAIHQTKWWFAKRFLHPDVVSEYAYIFLWDEDLGVANFHAGRYISILHEEGLHISQPGLDPDKSEVHHRITEREKGSKVHRRIYKRSISGKICYFNSTDPPCTGWVEMMATVFSRASWRCVWHMIQNDLIHAWGLDMQLGYCAQGNKTQNIGVVDSEYVVHQGLPTLGGSADNKC from the exons ATGTCAAGTCTT ATGAATGAGAAGGTTAAGAGGCAAAGGTCACTGTGGTGCAGTATCCTTCCAACAGTGATTTTACTTTCTGCAGGTTTCTTTTTTGGGAGTATCTTCTTAATCACAGATTATGAACAG AGCTTTCTGAGATCGCGAATAGTTGACAATCGGACTGATCAGGTTACAATATCAAACAACTGCGAG GCTCAATGCAGATCCGATGGAAGTGAGTCATTACCTAAAGGAATTGTGACTAAAACTTCCAACTTGGAGATGCGTCCATTATGGGGTCCCCCAAACAAAAGG AAGAATTCAAAGGCACCTATGAGTTTGTTGGCAATGGCAGTTGGACATAAGCAAAAAGACAACGTAAATGAAATGGTTAAGAAG TTCCCGGAAGATGATTTTGTTGTAATGCTTTTCCACTATGATGGTGTTGTGGATGCCTGGAAAGATTTTGAATGGAGCAGTCGTGCTATACATGTTTCTGCCATCCATCAAACCAAGTG GTGGTTTGCTAAGAGGTTCCTACATCCAGATGTAGTATCAGAGTATGCTTACATCTTTCTTTGGGACGAAGACCTTGGAGTCGCCAATTTCCATGCTGGGAG ATACATATCAATATTACATGAAGAGGGCCTTCATATATCACAGCCAGGGCTGGATCCTGATAAATCAGAGGTTCATCATCGAATTACAGAACGGGAGAAGGGGTCAAAAGTTCACAG AAGAATATACAAGAGAAGCATCTCTGGAAAGATATGTTATTTTAACAGTACAGATCCTCCCTGCACTGG GTGGGTAGAAATGATGGCTACCGTCTTCTCAAGAGCATCTTGGCGTTGCGTATGGCATATGATTCAG AATGACTTGATTCATGCTTGGGGTTTGGATATGCAGCTTGGTTACTGTGCCCAG GGTAATAAGACCCAAAATATCGGGGTGGTTGACTCTGAATATGTTGTTCACCAAGGTCTTCCTACACTTGGAGGTTCTGCTGACAATAAG TGTTGA